ACGTTTTCCTCGGCACCATCCGGGACAACCTGACCATCGCCGCGCCCGGTGCCTCCGACGCGGAGCTGCTGGCCGCGCTCGACGTGGTCGACGCCGACTGGGTGCTCGCGCTGGAGTCCGGTTTGGACAGCAAGGACTTGCGACTGGACGCGCCGCAGGCGCAGCAGCTGGCGCTGGCCAGGGTGGTGCTGGCCGATCCGCACACCGTGGTGCTGGACGAGGCGACTTCCCTGCTGGACCCGCGGACCGCCCGGCACGTGGAACACTCGGTCGCCGCGGTGCTCGAAGGACGCACGGTCGTCGCCATCGCGCACCGCCTGCACACCGCGCACGACGCGGACCGGATCGCCGTGGTGGACGGCGGGCGGATCACCGAACTCGGCACGCACGCCGCCCTGGTCGACGCCGGAGGCACCTACTCGGCACTGTGGCACTCCTGGCACGGAGACCGCTGAGGACAGTCACTCCATGAGCGGGTGGATGGCCGAGGCGACCGCGTGGGCCCGGTGGGCCGCCAGTTCGGCGGTGTCGCCGTGGACCAGGACGAGGCCGGTGCAGGCGCGCTGGTCCCGCAGCGAGGTGATGGTGTCGCCCGGAGCGGCGGTCGGGTACCACTCCGGGTCGCCGGGGTACGCGGGCAGGGCGTCCAGGCCGGACCAACCGGCCAGGCGTCCCGGCCGCTCGGGGTAGATGAGGTTGAAGGCGACCGCCGGGCCGCCGGGGGAGGAGCCGTCCAGCAGTGCGGGGCGTACTCCCAGCGCCAGCTGCACCATGGCTTCGTAGACATTGGTGCCCAGCGACCGGCAGAGCGCCTCACCGACGAGTGCGCCACCGATGCGCGCGTTGATCTCGACCAGCTCCGGCCCCGCACCGGTCAGCACGAACTCCACGTGCGCGAAGCCCCGCTCGTGCCCGGCCACCGCCAGCACCTCCGAAACCCAGGCCCGCAGCACCTCCGTGTCCTTGTCACCGAAAGCGACCGGGAAGGCCGCCGACTCCTCCCGGAACCGGAACTCCCGCGACAGCTGACGGCTCGACACCCCGAGCAGCCGCGTCCGGCCCTGCCAGGTCAGCGTTTCCGCGCTGTACACCGGTCCGGCGAAGAACGGCTCCGCGATCAGCCGCCCCTTCAACGGACCCGCCGAAGCCAGCACCGCCCGCACCTCCTCGGCCGAGTGCACCAGCGAGACATCCCGCGACGAAGTACCCGCCGAATCCTTGACCACCAGCGGGAAACCCGAGAGCCCGGGCTCGGCGTCGACGGCGGTTCCCCGGCTCAGCCCTCGCTCGTGCAGCAGTTGCCGCACCCTGGCCTTGTCCCGCAGCGTTCGCACGGCGTCGACCGGCGGTCCCGGCAGGCCGAAATCCGCGGCCAGCCGGGCGCCGGGGATTGCCCAGGTGTCGGTCGAGCTGATCAGGCCCGCCAGGTCGGGCACCGCGGAAAGCGCTGTGGCGCAAGCGTTTGCGTCGAAGGTGTCCACGTCCACCACCTCGACCACGCCGACGCCGCTCAGCTCGTGCCGGTAGATCGACCGGTCGCCGGTGAACAGCACCAGGCGGTGGCCCAGCGCGCTCGCCGCGTCGGCGAGGCGGCCCAGTCCGAACGACAGCGCCTCCAGCAGCACGACGGTCATCGGCCCACCCGGTGCGCCCGCCGCGCCCAGTCCATTGTGGACCAGGGCAGGGTCAGCTCGGCCAGCGAAGCCACCTCCACCGGGAAGAGCAGCTCCGGATCGAGCGCGTCCTGGTGCCGCGAGAACACCTTGTCGACATAGCGATGACCGGTGTCCGCGCCGATCACCAGGAACATGCGCTCCGGCTCGGCGCGCGCCTCCCAACGCGCGGCCAGATAGGCCGCCCCGGTGGACAGCCCGGCGAACACCGCGTGCTCCCGCAGCAGGCCGACCGCCCCGGCCATGGCGTACCGGAAGTCCACCCAGTGCAGCCGGTCGTACAGCGTGTGCCGCACGTTGCCGAACGGGATCGAGCTGCCGATCCCGGCGATGATCGCCTCCGGATCGGACAGCCGCTCACTGCCGAAGCTCACGCTGCCGAACGGCTCGATCCCGGTGAGCCGCACGTCCGGATCGCGCTGCCGCAGCGACTCCACCAGCCCGCCGGTGGACGCCCCGGTGCCGACCGCGCCGACGACGGTGAGCGGCCCGGCTGGCAGCGCCCGCACGGCGATCTCGGCGAGTTCGGCGTACCCCGCGTAGTGCACCT
The genomic region above belongs to Amycolatopsis sp. YIM 10 and contains:
- a CDS encoding ATP-grasp domain-containing protein, which codes for MTVVLLEALSFGLGRLADAASALGHRLVLFTGDRSIYRHELSGVGVVEVVDVDTFDANACATALSAVPDLAGLISSTDTWAIPGARLAADFGLPGPPVDAVRTLRDKARVRQLLHERGLSRGTAVDAEPGLSGFPLVVKDSAGTSSRDVSLVHSAEEVRAVLASAGPLKGRLIAEPFFAGPVYSAETLTWQGRTRLLGVSSRQLSREFRFREESAAFPVAFGDKDTEVLRAWVSEVLAVAGHERGFAHVEFVLTGAGPELVEINARIGGALVGEALCRSLGTNVYEAMVQLALGVRPALLDGSSPGGPAVAFNLIYPERPGRLAGWSGLDALPAYPGDPEWYPTAAPGDTITSLRDQRACTGLVLVHGDTAELAAHRAHAVASAIHPLME
- a CDS encoding pyridoxal-phosphate dependent enzyme: MTHTPETAVLAGVHEHITDAIKDPSLIRLAPNVVLARFETMKVYAALGAVRSLLDSGMVRPGQTLIDSSSGIYALALAMACHRYGLHCHIVASTTVDATIRAQLEVLGATVDQMPPSPSLQLDQERRVRRVRALLAEHPEMHWMRQYHDEVHYAGYAELAEIAVRALPAGPLTVVGAVGTGASTGGLVESLRQRDPDVRLTGIEPFGSVSFGSERLSDPEAIIAGIGSSIPFGNVRHTLYDRLHWVDFRYAMAGAVGLLREHAVFAGLSTGAAYLAARWEARAEPERMFLVIGADTGHRYVDKVFSRHQDALDPELLFPVEVASLAELTLPWSTMDWARRAHRVGR